In Candidatus Manganitrophus morganii, the genomic window CGTCCCGGAGGGTCGAGACAAACTTTACCCCCGCCTCCTTCCCGATCTGATCGAGAATCTTGCTTGGAAAAACCTCGGAGCCGAAGATCGCCGGGACTTTTTCCGCCTTCAGCTGATCGATCAGCCGCGCCATCTCTCTCGGGGAAGGCTCCGAAAAAGAAGAGGGCTGAACGGCGCCGATCACCGTGCAGCCGTAACGGGGGCAGAAATAGGCCCAGGAGTCATGATAGGTCAATAGTTTTCGATTTTTGGCGGGAATCGTTTCCATCACTTTAAAAATCGCCTCGTCCAGCTTCTTCAATCGGGCCAGATATTCCGCCGCCCGCTTCTCATAGGAGGCTTTTCCCTCCGGATCAAGCGAGGTCAGCGCATCGCGGACCAGTTCGGTGTAGCGCATCGTATGGGCCACGCTCAGCCAGAGATGAGGGTTCGGATTTCCCTCCGATTCCGGGAAACTGAAATCAAACACCCATTCTTTCTTGCCGATCGTGTTGTCTCCAAGCTTGAGGACCTTCGCCGTCTTTTTCTTGTTCGCATTCGCCAAGGCCTCCGTCGGGACTTCCAGCGTCAGGCCGTTGAAGATCAAGAGGTCGGCCTGCGTTAGGTATTTGATGTCGGAAGGGGCCGGCTCAAAGGTATGCGAATCGGTCCCTTCCGGGACGATTCCGTGCAGATCGATCCGATCCCCGCCGATATTCTTCACGATATTGGTGATCGGAGCGACGGTGGTCACGACTTTCAACTTGCCCGCCGACTCCACATCAGGAACGATCAGGCTGAAAACCAGGATCAACGCGATAAGGACGCTCCCGACCACGACCGCTCGGCCCTGATATCTCGCGCATCGGCGATTTTTTCCGCCTCTCAAATGATTGAGCGGAACGTTTTCAAAAGGGGTTGATCTTTCCAGCATGATTCCTCCATCATTAAAAATCGGCTTTGAGTGAGGTACCCCATCGCCGATCGTCTCATGACCCTGATCAATTTTACCCTATCCTGGCCTTTTGCGTCTTGCCGTATTTGCCGGACCGCGCCAGCATCTGCCTTCTAACACACCCACAATTGAATGTCAACGTAGACAGACCTTCATCTGAAAAACCCCTCTTTTGCCTGCTTGCACTGTTTCACAGTGCACCCGGAGGATAAAAGGAGATGCGAGAATCGGTCGGAAACGTATTTTAAATATCAGCAGAGAATCACGAGCCGGTCTCCCCTTCCACCTCTCTTTCAGAGAGATACTGCAGCGGGACGAGGAGCCAGTTCTTGCACTTCGGACACTTGGCGCAGACCCTCCCTTCCTTCAGGAAAGCCTTAATGATGGCCGCCTTGATCACAACGGCCCCTCCCTCCTCTTCGATATAGATCCGATATTTACAGGAGGGACATCGTCCCTGCGGGGAGAGGTCTTTCGGATCTTCGGGATTGGGATCACTCATGACCAGCCCTTTCCGCACCTCTTGGCTCCAATCGCAATAAGATGCTACAATCTCACAGAGGCAAAAAAGTCGCTTTACGACAAAAAAGCCGGTTCGACAGAAACGATCTTTCACACTTCATATAAGGAGGATCACATGCAGGATCAATCCCATCAGCATGCCGCGTTGAAGCACAATCACCCGCATCGTCCCGACGAACATCACAAGCATGATCAAGAGAAGGGTGAGCATTCTCACGATCACGAACACCAGCCGATGGCGCACAGCCATGCGCATGACCATAACGAGCCGCACCATCAACACTAAGATCCGATCCTGGGAGACCCGGCGGCAACCGGGTCTCCCTTTTTTTCGATCCCTCGTCACCCCCATCAAACGACAAGAGAACGACCCCACCCCATTTTTTCTCAGAAGTGAACGATCAGCTCACCAAACCAGGTCCGTCCGGGAAACCGGCCGAAGCTCTGAAAATACTCCTTATCGAGAATATTGTTGACCGCCAAGGAGGTCGACACCTTCTCCCAACCGCTGTAAATTACCTTAGCGTCGAGGACCTTATAAGGATCGTGCCCTCCGCGGACCCCGTTGACCACATCGGTATTGTCGTCTCGGGCGAATGCATTCCCTACCGCCTGGTAAACAAGCGAGCCGATGAACGATCCGGCAGTGAGGTCCAAACCGATGTTGTAGATGTACTCCGGAACCAGCGGAATGGCATTCCCTTCCAGTGCCGCATTGGCGGGGTAACTTGTGATCTCAGCATCCATCCGGGTGTAATTCGCAAAAAGACCGAGGTAGGAGGTGATCCGCTGCGCCAGATCGACTTCGATTCCCTTGGTTTCGGCCTCATCGGCATTTTCAAGCTGCCGAACCTGTATCGCAGGATCAATCGGATCCACCCCGATGGTGCGGCGGAAGATCATATCTTCTATCTCGTTCACAAAATAGGTCGCGCCGATCCGGGTCCCTGTCGGAAGGTCCTGAACAAATCCGACCTCCCATGCGAAAACCTCCTCCGGTTCAAGCTCGGGATTCCCGATCGTTCGCGATGTTCCGTGAACCGAATTGACGTAGAGATCATCGAGCGTCGGCGGTCGGAAAGCGGTTCCAACCGATGCCCTGAGGTTCGTTGAAGTAAACGGAGAATAGACGACCGAGACTTTCGGATTGAAAGAGTTTTGGCTTCTATCTTCGAACCGCGTACTGCTGAAGCCGATTGTTTCCACCACCTCCTGGAAACCATCGGTATTCTCCCACCGGTCGTAACGGCCTCCCAGGTACAACGTCAGGTTGTCCAGGACTCTGAGTTGGTCCTGCAAGTAGATCGCTTGGGTTTGCTGCTCTCCGCCGCTCTTGCTGGCAATCCCGAGGGCTTCGGGAACCCGACGATCACGCAGGACCGGAATCCGCTGATCCCCCTTCGCCGTCTGATAGAGCACGCCGATCGTCAGCAAATTGCGCTGTCCTACCTGCATGTTGCTCAGCAACTCGGCATGGATGGCATTAGAATCTCGATCGCGCGTTGTCCAAGCCGCAGTCGTTCCTGTCGGAAAACCGAGTCCCACGAGAAAATTCGTTGGAACGTCCCGAAACTCGGTTTCTCGGTTGAACTGCGATTGATACCCGAGGTTGGCTTTGACCAAAATCGCCGGGGTAACTTCGAGACTGTATTGTAGAGCGTAGAGGCTGGCCTCATCTTCTCGGGTAATCGGAAAAAAATTCCGCTCGGAAAGGGTCACTCGATTCCCCTCGATATTCAAGGTCCCGCTGACGACCGGAAAGCCGTTCTGATCGCGCAGGTAGGTGTTGAAAGTTGGCTGGTCGAGCGTCCACTCGCCATAAAGCGCAGTTAAAGAAAGATTTGAATGCGATGTTAAATCGAAGCTCAGCTTCCCGGTATAATAATCCCGATTAAATACCT contains:
- a CDS encoding metal ABC transporter substrate-binding protein, whose translation is MLERSTPFENVPLNHLRGGKNRRCARYQGRAVVVGSVLIALILVFSLIVPDVESAGKLKVVTTVAPITNIVKNIGGDRIDLHGIVPEGTDSHTFEPAPSDIKYLTQADLLIFNGLTLEVPTEALANANKKKTAKVLKLGDNTIGKKEWVFDFSFPESEGNPNPHLWLSVAHTMRYTELVRDALTSLDPEGKASYEKRAAEYLARLKKLDEAIFKVMETIPAKNRKLLTYHDSWAYFCPRYGCTVIGAVQPSSFSEPSPREMARLIDQLKAEKVPAIFGSEVFPSKILDQIGKEAGVKFVSTLRDDDLPGPLEAPEHTYIGMMVENVQTMASVLGGKADALNGIDVRNLP
- a CDS encoding TonB-dependent receptor — its product is MKTPDEETIVARVGYGSYGTGNAHLQYGNRVFNDRLSFIIGLDRWWTDGYVVSTIERPRGNTPANGTETVVTGFSRTTDVTGAPLYTVGDGGKQVFNRDYYTGKLSFDLTSHSNLSLTALYGEWTLDQPTFNTYLRDQNGFPVVSGTLNIEGNRVTLSERNFFPITREDEASLYALQYSLEVTPAILVKANLGYQSQFNRETEFRDVPTNFLVGLGFPTGTTAAWTTRDRDSNAIHAELLSNMQVGQRNLLTIGVLYQTAKGDQRIPVLRDRRVPEALGIASKSGGEQQTQAIYLQDQLRVLDNLTLYLGGRYDRWENTDGFQEVVETIGFSSTRFEDRSQNSFNPKVSVVYSPFTSTNLRASVGTAFRPPTLDDLYVNSVHGTSRTIGNPELEPEEVFAWEVGFVQDLPTGTRIGATYFVNEIEDMIFRRTIGVDPIDPAIQVRQLENADEAETKGIEVDLAQRITSYLGLFANYTRMDAEITSYPANAALEGNAIPLVPEYIYNIGLDLTAGSFIGSLVYQAVGNAFARDDNTDVVNGVRGGHDPYKVLDAKVIYSGWEKVSTSLAVNNILDKEYFQSFGRFPGRTWFGELIVHF